AGTACTTTGGGGATAAATGTGAATCTTTGATATGtatgagttttcccaattatacAAAGCTAATATATATGTGTAATTCCATCTATTTAGGTTGAAATTGTATGCCAATGGttcaaatttatagaaattatgtTGACAACATTTGTTTCTTTTAGTGAATGCTGGATGTCATTTTGCAAGTTATAACTCCACACTGAAAACTGAAGCAAGTAGATTTAGATTAGTAAAATATTGAAATGTTGAAAAAATAGCTCACATTTCCAATAGTCCTTAAATACAACAAATTTGAGGACATAACAATCAACTGAAACCATCATTGTTGGGATGAGTCATTTGTTACTgacaatttattaaaaataattcactTATAGAAACAACACATGTCAAATATTACTGTAACTAAAAATCCAACATGGTTATCTATATTAATATCATTTTACTGTAAATAACAATACTCTACCTCAACGTGAGGGAGGAAGATATTAAAAATTTCGGTATATCACACATCATACCAATATATATTAAACATATCGATATTAATAGTATATCAAAAAATCTAATATAGTATTATACAGTACTGAATTTTTTGATATCATTatgagatttaatttttttttatatttcgaGATATACGGAATGCCCAGACAAATTCTAATTCTCTTATAAATTATCGTTTTATTGTGTCTATTTCCTTTATCAAAAGTATTTGTTCTCTAATTAGTGGACAATTGAGTAAAtacaagttttatttttcttttataatttttgattTAAATAGTATTGTATCGATCTTGTATCAAAATTTTGAGTATGAACATTATGTAATTTATACCAATCGACCAAATTTTCGGtacgtatatattttttttatatcaaattttTTGATATTGTATATAgtctcataagaaaattttaatataccGTACCGATCCCGTTCTAATCTTAACTTCTACATTAAGATTTACCTTTCTGCATGGATTCACAAAATTGAGacctaaacctatgattttctgTAATACCTAGAAAATCTCAAGAAGATCGCCTTTTTTAGTCCATAACCTTGCACCATGAAGAAACTGCATGTGGTTTCTGGTTTCTCATTCACATTTATTTTTCTAGATGAATGTGAATTGGCAGCCTTCTTAATTTGATATATATGAGTTTTTCTAATTATCACATATACCAAGCTAATCTGTATTTATTCTATCTATTTAAGCTGAAACGACATGCAAATGGTTCAAATTTATATGGAATGCAAATGATTCAAATTTATAGGAATTATGTTGACAACATTTATTTCTTTTAGTGAATGCTGGAAATCCATCAGGTTTTGCAGGCTCAGAAGCAAGACTTGGTCCTCCAATAATTCTTGGAGATTCAGATCAGCTTCTATGCTTCAAGAGCTAAAGGACATAAATAGCTAAACGAGAAATCACAAGGTGACATGCTATTTACAAAGTTAACTCCACAGTACATAACATGCTATTTTGCAAGTTAACTACTGTAACAAGTAGATTTAGATTAGTGAAATATTGAAAAATAGGTCTCACATTTCCAATAATCactaaatacaaaaaaaaaaaaaaacccttgagGGCACAACTTATCCTCTCAATCTACTGATATGATACAAAACAGAGAACGAACTACACCTGTCAAATCTGTATCATCTCATTCTAGTTTAAATAACACCACCCTATCCTCAATATGGCGTGCGACTACAGAGGATAACAACAGAAGACAACTACAAATTTGAATGTAACATCCTGTAAAGGAAACAAATGAACTCTAGGATGTTACACCATGAAACAGGATATTGATAATACATGATATCTGACAGAAATTGGTCTAGACATTGTATCCATCCACTAGTATGTGCTTTCAAAGCAACATTTATCAGTTCAATTGTTGCTAAAGGTGCTGTCAATCAAAAAGAAAGGTAAAGGTTTTAAAGTGAACAATGGCATTGGGATTGGCCAGGAAAGACAACATTCTGTCAGGGATGTTTTTATTTGCCTCTAAACTGTATTCTCAATTTTTTTCCCACCTTCAAAAATGAGCTACAACACGAATATGTACACAGAAAATTTAGGAAAACAACTACAATTGGAATGAGAACGACATTTCTAGTTAAGGTGAAGAAGGTTGATCTGAAGATGGCCGAGAAGAAACTCTGTGTTGTGAATCATGCTTGTGATCAAAACGTTCACCTTCTGTAACTCTTAACCTATGGGCTTCATTACCAATAGGTATATGCACAGCCCTCAGAGAATCAAACATAAGTTGGTCAGCAGTCGAACCATTTGCAATTCTTTGATCATATGGGTACATGAACACAACAGGAGGAATTAGTTGGTCAGCAGCTGGAAGAACACCATTTGAATGGGAAGCAAATTGCGGGTGCCTGCCATGTGCATTATCTAGATTACCCGACAAATTTGTAGATGCAAATGTGCGGTCATGACCTCTGTGGGCAAGAGGCTCATGCTTGTATGACTCCCACCTTTTATCTTCATGATTTCTGGCTGCAGGAAGCCGGCCAGTCCGGGCTCTATCAGATTGGTTGCGGCCATGACTAAGATCAAAAGCCCTTGGTCTGTCCCCAGCATCATTACGATCATAGTTCCGGTTCCCTCGATTCCTTGAACTACTTTGTCGATCTCTAAAAGAAACCTTCTGTACAAAGATAAAGAAATGCTTTTAATAGAAGTACAAAATACagttttattatttatcaaacttCCCTTGTCCCTTTTCTGAACAAAGCACAAATAATTTTAATATCATAGAAGATCAAAAATATCATTCACAGGAAGTATACTGTTAAATAGGACAACAAAGCTGATCAAAGGATGATGTTGATGAGAACCAATGCCAGTATGCAAGCGGATTCAGAATATAACTTTGAGGAAACACATACTTGGGAAGAACACAATTTAATCACTGTCGACATAACTGTTTCTTTAGAATACAAACAGTGCTGTACAACCTAACTTTCAGAAAGCATTAATTGGGAAATAGCTGATAAATTAACCAATGCCAACAGAACACAAGAAAATGCACAGGAGTCTATGGAGGGTATCAAAAGTCCAAGTGTACATGGTTTTGTGGTGCAAAGAGCAAGCATGGTGACACAGGTATTATGTATCAAAACTTTCTTGCAAATGATAATGCATTAAAATGGCTAAAGGTACATATGGAACTCATGCATATAGAAAGAATAACTTCTATGTAAAGTAAATTAGACTAATAAATTGCTCTATTCTTAtctttagattcaagcttaaataAACTTTCAAACTAAAAATTTGTAGctaactaaaaacatcatattgAGGAAGAGTTAACGGACAAAAATACAGTTCAGCCTAAAGTGCCCCATTATCTATGACTAGGAAAATGAAATAAAGTGAAGAAATTTTAGAATTCatcaaaaaagaaagaaaaaagtgaaagacaaaattttacaaacttattatttatttaaagcaAGTTAGAAGCTTCTTTTTGAATTAGAAGAGTTAACAAGTAACCAACTATAAATTAGTAGTGTACACGAACGGTTATAAATCTCCTCCATGGGTAtattaaatttttcatgctttatAATTCTTGACAATAACAATTACAAACTAATGCAGTACAAAGATAAGATGCAAAatataagcaaaaaaaaaaaaaaatcaactgttAGCACAACAAACAAGAGAAAGAAATACAAGATGTAAAACAACTCAAATAAAACATCTATTATAATCTCAGGGAAGATATAAAACTACAAAAGTTTCTAACAGACTTACAGAGTTTcttataatatcaaaatgttgtgaGAATCTTACAGGATTTGGCAGGTAAGTTCCAGTACCAACACGAGGCCTCGGAGCTTCATCTACGCTATGCCGGAAGGTAATAGAGGTCGCATCAGGACCAGACTGGAGTGGCAAAACAGGCATCAGTCGAGAACTGTATCCCATAGCTTGTGCATAGTTCAGATTAGCAGAAAGAGATCTTCCAGGACCATCCCATGGGTAATGACCAGGAAGATAAATTTCTGGCCCTACATAAGGCGAAGAGTAGAATACAGTTCCATGATAAGGGTTTTGGCAGAATCGTCCATATACTAGATTTTGCTGATGGCCATTCAGATCACTGTTTAGAATGTCAGAAGTAGATTCCTTGGAGAACTCAGAACCAGAATTCATAGAAACAGGAGGGCTCACTAAAGCCTCAGACTGCTCAAGGTTCTCCAATAAATTGACATGGTGTTCAGAACTTTCTTGAAATTGATCTGTCACTTCTTCCCTATCCAATTGCCCTGCATATCCATCTGTTTTTCCAGAGTTGGAAGTGAAACTACCAAAGGGAAATACCAAGTATGGAACTGGTGGACCAGTAGCAACAAATGTTGGAAAGAACTTGGAATAATCCATGGCCCTCTGCTGGGAAGTGTCAACAAGAACTGGTGCAAAAGGGATCAATGGATCTGACTGATTTTGCTCAGATTCCTGGCCTGGTAGATTATGGCTTCTTGCATCTGGTGCGACTACAGATGATGATTCGGTGATTTTTTCAGGCATATCATTTCCCACAGTTGAAGGTATCAAATCTGAGACATCATTATTTACCTTGACCAAACCAATGTCAGAGGAACCCTCAAACTGCAATCTACTGTTGTCTtttccacgaggagatggtgagaCTGatggggaacttgattttctaccCCATTTTTCCCTGGCAGACCCTGAGGTGTTTGCAGTTAGCTTGTCTTTATGATTTTCTAATATAGATTTGCCTCTAGAACTGCTTTTAGAAGAAGCTACCCGTGACAGAGGGAAAAGCCTAGGGTTTGCAGTCCAGGAATTAGATTGAATATCATCAACTTTAGTTGTTTTGGATTGAAATGAGCCATTGGTTTCTTCTCTAGACAAACTTCCATCTTCTCTACCTACTCTATCACATTCCCATGGATCTGAACCAGAATTGATGCCTCTTGCTGTAGGACTCGAGGTCAAACTGCCCTTTAGTTTTTGCTGCTTGTAGTCAGGAGAAACACTGTGACCAGGATTAGACCCTCTGGAGAGTACAACCTCTTCTTCCTGCCAATTACTGTGACCAACTTCATTTTCCTTAAGCTCCACTACTGCAGAACCATCATTAGAAGAATCGACAGTGCCACCCACATTTGAACTTAATGTGGCAACATTGATGTAATGGGAAAGGGGAATGGAAGCAAGACTTTGATTAAATTGCATAGTGGACGCCCATGGAGCCCCAAGAAGGGGTAAATTTGAAGGCATAACTCCAGCCAAATTTCTCTTAACATAACCCATTGAAGTTGGAAAAGGTGAAAATGTTAGTGGCAGATTATATGGGGCTACATGCATTTGATATGGAATCTGTCCATTAAAACCATGAATGCCGGAAGATCCCATCATATTCACCAAGTCTTGTTCTTCCTGCTGCATCTCCAAGGCCTCTGATACAGAAGCAAGTTCAACCCCCATGTTAGAAAATCCACAATCTGCCTGATGGCTATTCGAAACATTGTTTGTGTCAGAAACCATTTCAACATTTTTATGAGATGGAATCAGCCACTTTGATACAGAATCATCAAAAGACTTAGAATTGTGACTGCCTATCATTTCAGATCCTAAATTTTTCGTTCTGATATTAGAATTGAACTTTGTTTGGCTTTGTACTTTCACTGTTTCCATTGCTCTACCATGCCTTGCACGAGATAAATCCAAAGATGTTTCTGTCAGCTCAGGACTAGATCTAGTCCTTGCAAACTGAAGTTTACCCTGCTCTTTCCATGGATTGGCAGAGTAActagatttcaaatttttttgacTTTTGTCACTATCTAGAGAGACTGCAGATAAAGTGTTAGCTTTGAACATTTCCTGATGATTGGCAACAATTTCATTAATCAAATTATGAGAACTTTGGCTAGTTTCAGTCGAATGCTCCTTGGCAACTCGAAATATTCCATTCTCAAACCTCCTTCCAACAATTGCACTGGTTTTTAGGTGTTTAGGCTCAATCGAAAGAGTTTTTAGTTGTTGAAAAGGTTGTAAATCTAAGCTATGAATATCAGGACGATGACCAGTACCATGTCTTATCCATGTGTTAACAAAGAAATCATTTAATTCCATAATTATTGCATCTTTCGGGCATTCAAGTAACCTGGCTAATTTTGTGGCTCCGAATGCAAAAGCACTTCGTATTCTGGTGAAATTTCCTGACAAAAATGTCAAACAGTTATTTTCAGAGAATGTAGAACGCCATGCttcatacatgcaagagatggACAGATGAAAATGTACTAATTGAATTTCCAAATTTATAGAGCAAAACTTAACCTCAATGTATATGCACAATTTAATCAGCTAATAAAAGGTAAAATGCATGCATTAGACTATGCATCATCTGTACTTTCTTTTATCATTGATTTAACAAGTGTGAGCAGGTGaggataaaaacaaaaaaaaattagaattcacATCTCAATGCAAAAACCTGCTGGCAGCATAAAAAGTTCTGCTGCAAAGAAAAGGCAGCAATATGTAAAACCAACAAGAAGTACCAGAATAGCACCCTTATAGCATAAAATTAAACAAGAAGTTCAGATTGACACAATATGGATAACTTCCAGTTATACCAATCTAGTTGGCATTTATGGTTAAAAAGACAAAGTCGTGTATACCATCTGATTCCAGACTGTCCACCTTCAATTGCACAATATCACTCACACGAATACTTACCTATGAGATAGGTACAACTCATTGTTTAAAATACTTGTTCCTTGCCGGAGTAGTTTCAGTGTCCAACTAAACTAGAACACTACACTTTGATGTGCTGAGATGCAAGTCATATGAGTGTTAATTTATAATCCCCCTTCATTAGCTCCTCCATTTAGTTTGTTTACTACCAAATATAAGTTTATAGCAATtgtaaaaattgaattaaaattttagagcAACAAATTCATCTCAATTAATGTCTAGTTGATTATACCTTATACCAAAATTAGTGTGGTACATCTAATAAGATTGTAGGTTCTTGTAACATCCTACTAAGGCTAATCTCATAATTTTCTAAGACATTAAACAATGCTACTAAGGCATTTAATATTGAAATTGATTTCTCTACGTCCATAAATATATCTTAGTTTACCATTGCAATTTCAACTTGGGCTAACATAATTGGAACTAAAGCTAGTATGGATATGGGATATGAATATATCAAAGTCCACCACGTAGCACCTAAGTGCACCTACCTATCTATAAATCTACCCACATTGAGCAACAAGGACCAGGACTTAAACTTCTTCTCTGAAAATTATGTTAAATAACATGAAAATAATAGGCAACTAATCTTGAATAATAATGTGATATGAGCATAAAGAACAACCAGACTATGTTGATTGTCACTGAAAATGGAACAGATATTGTTAGCAAATGTAAGCTAAGAAATAGAGTTGCTACTACCTTTGCTCACACTACGCCCAAGATTGTTGTTCGTCCTTAAAGGATCAATAACATTAAAATGCTTTGAAACAAAAGGTTGGCTGTGATTTTCTTGTCCACCAGGTGTGACAGAATATACTGCAGTGCGGTGGTCAATAAAGGCTTCGGTAAACAACAATTTGCCATCATCCTTTCTTGGAGGATCCGCTGCATGACATTTGATGAGTGTACAATAAATTAAGTAATTTAAGTTCAGTAAAAGAAATGGCCATAAACTTACCAGTCATATCTGGAAGTAAACGGATAGGTACTGGACCCCTAAGACTAATGCAATAATTTTCCCAGTCAAAATTACTAAAAAATTCCAGAAACCAATACAAGACCTGCATTGGAAGAATTTGGACGAACAtcaagcatagttaagtactggGAGAAATAAAAGATCAATGCAACAAAGTTTAGTCACCTCAAGTGGACCAACAAATGAATTATTGAAGACATGAAATACATAAAGCACCAATGTCTCCAATGCATATGTTGA
This region of Zingiber officinale cultivar Zhangliang chromosome 9A, Zo_v1.1, whole genome shotgun sequence genomic DNA includes:
- the LOC122020945 gene encoding uncharacterized protein LOC122020945, translated to MGDHGVWPQLNGLLPNGLLPEEMANAAQMRDADRWLKAEVQTAELIARIQPNPSSEERRNAVANYVQRLITDCLSCPVFTFGSVPLKTYLPDGDIDLTAFSDNENIKDTWAATVCAVLEREEKNENAEFRVKEVKYIQAEVKLIKCLVENIVVDISFNQVGGLCTLCFLEEMDKVIDQNHLFKRSIILIKAWCYYESRILGAHHGLISTYALETLVLYVFHVFNNSFVGPLEVLYWFLEFFSNFDWENYCISLRGPVPIRLLPDMTADPPRKDDGKLLFTEAFIDHRTAVYSVTPGGQENHSQPFVSKHFNVIDPLRTNNNLGRSVSKGNFTRIRSAFAFGATKLARLLECPKDAIIMELNDFFVNTWIRHGTGHRPDIHSLDLQPFQQLKTLSIEPKHLKTSAIVGRRFENGIFRVAKEHSTETSQSSHNLINEIVANHQEMFKANTLSAVSLDSDKSQKNLKSSYSANPWKEQGKLQFARTRSSPELTETSLDLSRARHGRAMETVKVQSQTKFNSNIRTKNLGSEMIGSHNSKSFDDSVSKWLIPSHKNVEMVSDTNNVSNSHQADCGFSNMGVELASVSEALEMQQEEQDLVNMMGSSGIHGFNGQIPYQMHVAPYNLPLTFSPFPTSMGYVKRNLAGVMPSNLPLLGAPWASTMQFNQSLASIPLSHYINVATLSSNVGGTVDSSNDGSAVVELKENEVGHSNWQEEEVVLSRGSNPGHSVSPDYKQQKLKGSLTSSPTARGINSGSDPWECDRVGREDGSLSREETNGSFQSKTTKVDDIQSNSWTANPRLFPLSRVASSKSSSRGKSILENHKDKLTANTSGSAREKWGRKSSSPSVSPSPRGKDNSRLQFEGSSDIGLVKVNNDVSDLIPSTVGNDMPEKITESSSVVAPDARSHNLPGQESEQNQSDPLIPFAPVLVDTSQQRAMDYSKFFPTFVATGPPVPYLVFPFGSFTSNSGKTDGYAGQLDREEVTDQFQESSEHHVNLLENLEQSEALVSPPVSMNSGSEFSKESTSDILNSDLNGHQQNLVYGRFCQNPYHGTVFYSSPYVGPEIYLPGHYPWDGPGRSLSANLNYAQAMGYSSRLMPVLPLQSGPDATSITFRHSVDEAPRPRVGTGTYLPNPKVSFRDRQSSSRNRGNRNYDRNDAGDRPRAFDLSHGRNQSDRARTGRLPAARNHEDKRWESYKHEPLAHRGHDRTFASTNLSGNLDNAHGRHPQFASHSNGVLPAADQLIPPVVFMYPYDQRIANGSTADQLMFDSLRAVHIPIGNEAHRLRVTEGERFDHKHDSQHRVSSRPSSDQPSSP